A genomic stretch from Oryzias latipes chromosome 24, ASM223467v1 includes:
- the ppp4r3a gene encoding serine/threonine-protein phosphatase 4 regulatory subunit 3A, protein MTDTRRRVKVYTLNEDRQWDDRGTGHVSSAYVERLKGTSLLVRAESDGSLLLESKINPNTAYQKQQDTLIVWSEGENYDLALSFQEKAGCDEIWEKICQVQGKDPSVDITQDVVDESEEERFDDMSSPGLELPPCELNRLEDLAELVASSLPSPLRREKLALAVENEGYIRKLLELFRICEDLDNREGLHHLYEIIKGIFLLNRTALFEVMFSDECIMDVIGCLEFDPSLLQPRRHREFLTKTARFKEVIPISDPELRQKIHQTYRVQYIQDMVLPTPSVFEENMLSTLHSFIFFNKVEIVGMLQDDEKFLTDLFAQLTDESTDDDKRHELVSFLKEFCAFSQTLQPQNRDAFFKTLSNMGILPALEVILGMDDVQVRGAATDIFSYLVEYNPSMVREFVMQESQQNDDDILLINLIIEHMICDSDPELGGAVQLMGLLRTLLDPENMLATANKTEKTEFLSFFYKHCMHVLSAPLLANTTEEKPSKDDFQTSQLLALILELLTFCVEHHTYHIKNYIINKDILRRVLVLTASQHAFLALCALRFMRRIIGLKDEFYNRYIMRNFLFEPVVKAFLKNGSRYNLMNSAIIEMFEYVRVEDVKSLTAHIVENYWKALEDVDYVQTFKGLKLRYEQQRERQDNPKLDSMRSILRNHRFRRDARTLEDEEEMWFNTDEDDLEDGEAVVPPSDKMKSEEDLMEPISKFMERKKLKDTEDKDILGKSTLTGRQSPSFKLSFSGSTKTNISSPPSSASLNPGSPGSPGSPGSGSRGSPPTTTVTTKQGLVGLVDYPVDDEEEEEEEEEEEDGENKEDTVPPTKKSKLSS, encoded by the exons ATGACTGACACTCGTCGACGAGTTAAAGTGTATACCCTCAATGAGGACAGACAGTGGGATGATCGTGGGACTGGGCATGTCTCTTCAGCCTATGTGGAACGGTTGAAAGGCACTTCTTTGCTGGTGCGAGCTGAGAGCGACG GTTCACTACTGTTGGAGTCAAAAATCAACCCAAACACAGCCTACCAGAAACAACAG GATACATTGATTGTATGGTCAGAAGGCGAAAACTACGACTTAGCACTCAGTTTCCAGGAAAAGGCGGGATGTGATGAAATTTGGGAGAAAATATGCCAA GTGCAGGGAAAGGATCCATCAGTGGACATTACTCAAGATGTGGTGGACGAGTCTGAGGAGGAGCGCTTTGATGACATGTCATCACCGGGTCTGGAGTTGCCACCTTGTGAACTAAATCGTTTGGAGGACCTGGCTGAGCTGGTGGCCTCCTCTCTCCCGTCGCCGCTACGACGTGAGAAACTTGCACTGGCCGTGGAGAATGAAGGGTATATTCGCAAGCTTCTGGAACTTTTTCGTATATGTGAGGATTTGGACAACAGAGAGGGACTGCACCACCTATATGAAATAATTAAAGGCATCTTCCTGCTGAATCGCACTGCTCTCTTCGAAGTTATGTTCTCTGACGAGTGCATCATGGACGTCATTGGCTGTTTAGAGTTTGACCCCTCACTGCTGCAGCCACGGCGGCATCGGGAGTTCCTGACTAAGACGGCTCGTTTTAAGGAGGTGATTCCAATTTCTGATCCTGAACTGCGTCAGAAAATACACCAGACATATCGAGTGCAGTATATTCAGGATATGGTGCTGCCTACTCCCTctgtttttgaggaaaataTGCTGTCCACCCTGCactccttcatcttcttcaatAAGGTGGAGATTGTGGGCATGCTACAG GACGATGAAAAATTCCTGACGGACCTCTTTGCACAGCTAACAGATGAGTCCACAGATGACGACAAAAGACATGAACTG GTAAGCTTCCTAAAGGAGTTCTGCGCATTTTCACAAACGTTACAACCTCAAAACAGAGACGCCTTCTTTAAGACATTGTCAAACATGGGCATTTTACCTGCACTGGAGGTCATACTG GGAATGGATGATGTTCAAGTGCGCGGGGCAGCCACAGATATCTTCTCGTATCTGGTGGAGTACAACCCCTCCATGGTAAGAGAGTTTGTCATGCAGGAATCTCAGCAGAATGATGAT gaCATTCTATTAATCAACTTGATCATAGAGCACATGATCTGTGACTCAGACCCAGAACTTGGTGGTGCAGTTCAGCTTATGGGGTTGCTACGGACTCTGCTGGATCCAGAGAACATGCTGGCAACTGCTAAC aaaacagaaaagacagaGTTCTTGAGCTTTTTCTACAAACATTGTATGCATGTCCTCTCCGCTCCACTACTAGCCAACACCACAGAAGAAAAACCCAGCAAAG ATGATTTTCAAACATCGCAGTTATTGGCATTGATTTTGGAGCTGTTAACATTTTGTGTTGAGCATCACACGTATCACATAAAGAACTACATCATCAACAAAGATATTCTCAGGAGGGTACTAGTGCTCACTGCCTCTCAGCATGCCTTCCTGGCACTTT GTGCCCTACGCTTCATGCGAAGGATCATTGGTCTGAAGGATGAATTCTACAATCGATACATCATGAGAAACTTTCTCTTTGAGCCTGTCGTCAAAGCTTTCCTCAAAAACGGCTCCCGCTACAATCTGATGAACTCTGCCATCATTGAGATGTTTGAATATGTCCGCGTA GAGGATGTGAAATCTCTAACAGCTCATATAGTTGAAAACTACTGGAAGGCTTTGGAAGATGTGGACTACGTCCAGACCTTCAAAGGCCTTAAGCTCCGGTATGAGCAGCAGCGAGAGCGGCAAGACAACCCCAAGCTGGACAG CATGCGTTCTATCCTGCGCAACCATCGCTTTCGGCGTGATGCACGAACActagaggatgaagaggagatgTGGTTCAACACAGATGAGGATGACCTAGAGGACGGCGAGGCAGTGGTTCCACCTTCTGACAAGATGAAAAGCGAGGAAGACCTCATGGAACCAATAAGCAAGTTCATGGAGAGAAAGAAAT TGAAAGACACGGAAGACAAGGATATTTTGGGAAAATCAACTTTGACAGGAAGACAGAGTCCAAGCTTCAAGCTTTCCTTCTCTGGATCCACTAAAACCAACATATCCAGCCCTCCTTCCTCTGCCTCGTTGAACCCTGGATCTCCAGGATCACCGGGATCTCCAGGCTCAGGGTCACGGGGTTCACCCCCGACCACGACTGTAACCACAAAG CAAGGTTTAGTTGGACTGGTGGACTATCCTGTCgacgatgaggaggaggaggaggaagaagaggaggaggaggacggggAGAATAAAGAAGACACGGTGCCACCCACAAAGAAGTCCAAACTGAGCTCGTAA